The following coding sequences lie in one Anguilla anguilla isolate fAngAng1 chromosome 14, fAngAng1.pri, whole genome shotgun sequence genomic window:
- the LOC118213135 gene encoding steroidogenic factor 1-like, with protein MFQTDEDYYCINQEGCAGNDPGISLKGMDCTYDVDLEELCPVCGDKVSGYHYGLLTCESCKGFFKRTVQNNKRYNCAENQDCKIDKTQRKRCPFCRFQKCITVGMRLEAVRADRMRGGRNKFGPMYKQDRALKQQKKALIRATGLKLESGPLLPAPPQTDCTFTPSPQCPSPMLKAPAQPLQDPPGYTPFAMSAPGPFPGLYQYGSAPLPNRAIKSEMSDPSCSPDSLTGFGFQDGGCLSVSPQQPGTVATAPALVLELLHCELDEAQVRARILEHLQQEQAGLGRLDRTGAFGLVCRMMDQMLFSVVDWARGCVFFKELKVGDQMKLLHNCWSELLLLGHIYRQIQHSKEDSVLLVTGQEIEISSTADQAGAILSSLVQSCQELVRKLQALQVDRGEIACFKFLILFNPDVKFLEGQQFVESVHEQVSAALLEHTLCNYPQSLDRFGRLLRRLPELRSLSAQAEDYLCYRHLSGEVPCNSLLIEMLHAKRACS; from the exons ATGTTTCAAACGGACGAGGATTACTACTGCATAAACCAGGAGGGGTGTGCAGGGAACGATCCAG GCATTTCTTTGAAGGGAATGGACTGCACGTATGATGTCGATTTGGAAGAACTGTGTCCAGTTTGCGGCGATAAGGTTTCCGGATACCACTACGGTCTGCTGACCTGTGAAAGTTGTaag GGTTTTTTCAAGAGAACGGTTCAAAACAATAAGAGGTACAATTGCGCAGAAAACCAAGATTGCAAAATTGACAAAACGCAAAGGAAAAGATGTCCCTTTTGTCGCTTTCAGAAATGCATCACTGTCGGAATGAGATTAGAAG CGGTGCGGGCAGACCGCATGCGGGGCGGCAGGAACAAGTTCGGCCCGATGTACAAGCAGGACCGGGCCCTGAAGCAGCAGAAGAAGGCTCTGATCCGGGCCACGGGCCTGAAGCTGGAATCTGGGCCTCTGCTCCCGGCCCCTCCTCAAACGGACTGCACgttcacccccagcccccagtgCCCCTCCCCCATGCTGAAGGCCCCGGCCCAGCCCCTCCAAGACCCTCCGGGCTACACCCCCTTTGCCATGTCAGCGCCCGGGCCTTTCCCGGGTCTGTACCAGTACGGTTCCGCCCCCTTACCCAATCGGGCCATTAAGTCGGAGATGTCCGACCCCTCCTGCTCTCCGGACTCCCTGACGGGCTTCGGTTTCCAGGATGGCGGCTGCCTGTCAGTATCGCCGCAGCAACCTGGGACCGTTGCCACGGCGCCAGCGCTGGTGCTGGAGCTCCTGCACTGCGAACTGGACGAGGCGCAGGTGCGGGCTCGGATACTGGAgcacctgcagcaggagcaggccGGGCTGGGCCGGCTGGACCGCACCGGTGCCTTCGGCCTCGTGTGCCGCATGATGGACCAGATGCTCTTCTCCGTGGTGGACTGGGCCCGCGGCTGCGTCTTCTTCAAGGAGCTCAAG gtggggGATCAGATGAAGCTGCTGCATAACTGCTGGAGTGAGCTGCTTCTGCTGGGTCACATCTACAGACAGATACAGCACAGCAAAGAGGACAGTGTGCTGCTGGTCACCGGACAGGAA ATTGAAATCTCTTCCACTGCTGACCAGGCGGGGGCGATACTGAGCAGCCTGGTGCAGAGCTGCCAGGAGCTGGTGAGGAAACTGCAGGCTCTGCAGGTGGACCGTGGAGAGATTGCCTGCTTCAAGTTCCTCATCCTCTTCAACCCCG ATGTGAAGTTTCTGGAAGGCCAGCAGTTTGTGGAGAGCGTGCACGAGCAGGTGAGCGCGGCTCTACTGGAGCACACGCTCTGCAACTACCCGCAGTCCCTGGACAGGTTCGGCCGGCTGCTGCGTCGGCTGCCCGAGCTGCGCAGCCTGAGTGCGCAGGCGGAGGACTACCTGTGCTACAGGCACCTGAGCGGGGAGGTGCCCTGCAACAGCCTGCTCATCGAGATGCTGCACGCCAAGAGGGCCTGCTCCTGA